CTTGTTGATGCGCTTGGGGATGTCACGATAACCAATGATGGAGTCACCATACTCAGAGAGATGGAGGTGCAGCACCCAGCTGCCAAGATGGTCGTGGAGGCAGCGAAGACCCAGGACAAGGAGGTAGGAGATGGCACCACGACAGTGGCCATACTGATAGGCGAGCTGCTGAAGCATGCGAGAGAGCTCATGGAGAAGGGCGTGCATCCAACAGTGATCGCAAGAGGCTACGCACTGGCTGCAGGAAAAGCCGTGGAGTTCCTGAACAGCATAGCGAGAGACGTCTCGGAGAAGGACAGGGAGCTTCTTGAGAAGGTTGCCATAACCGCGATGACCGGAAAGCTCGCTGAGACCCCGAGCCACAAGGTCGCAAGATACGCTGTCGATCTTGTGCTCTCCACAGTTGACAAGTTCAACGGAAAGACCGTCGTCGATCTGGACAACGTGATGGTTGAGAAGAGGGTGGGCGGCGGGATCGAGGACTCGGAGCTCGTCAGGGGAGTGATCATAGACAAGGAAAGAGTCCACCAGAACATGCCGACGAGGGTTGAGAATGCGAGGATCGCGCTGCTGAATGTCCCGATCGAGAGGAGGGACACCGAGACTAAGGCAGAGATATCGATCACATCCGGCGACCAGTTCCAGCTCTTCATGGACCATGAGAAGGAGGAGATCAGGAAGGTGGTTGACAAAGTCATAAGAAGCGGCGCCAATGTTGTCTTCTGCCAGAAGGGCATCGATGATCTCGCACAGCACTTCCTGGCCAAGGCGGGGATCATGGCGTACCGCAGGATGAGGAAGAGCGATCTTGAGAAGCTCTCTCGCGCCACGGGTGGCAGGCTCATAACAAACCTGGATGAGATGAGGCCTGAGGATCTCGGCGAGGCGGCTCTCGTCGAGGAGAGGATTGTGGGCGCAGGACCCATGACCTTCGTCACAGGATGCAGGAATCCCGGATACCTGTCACTGATACTCCGCGGTGGCACACAGCAGGTCGTCGACAGCCTTGAGAGGGCGCTGGATGATGCCCTTCACGCCGTTGCCACAGCGATTGAGAGCGGCAAGCTGCTGGCCGGAGGCGGCGCACCCGAGACTGCCGTGAGCATAAGGCTGAGACAGTACGCAGCATCTCTGAAGGGCCGGGAGCAGCTCGCGGTCGAGAAGTTCGCCGAGGCGATGGAGGTTGTGCCAAAGACGCTCGCCGAGAACGCCGGCTTCAATCCGATCGACAAGATGGTAGCTCTGAGAAGCAAACACGAAAAGTCTGGCAGCACATACGGACTCAACGCATACACCGGGGAGATCGTGGACATGTGGGATATCGGCGTCGTCGAGCCTCTCAGGGTGAAGGTCCAGGCGATCTACTCCGCAACAGATGCAGCAAACCTTATACTCAGAATAGACGATGTGATCGCCGCCAAGAAGAAGGAGGAGGAAGAGGAGAGGGAGGGCCAGATGCAGGGCGGAATGCCCGGAATGGGTGGAATGGCTGGGATGGGTGGAATGGGCGGAATGGGTGGATTCCCGCCTGGCATGATGTGAGTTCTCTCCACCCGCATCATCTCCTTTTCCAGTTCTTCAGCCATCGATATCTGCAGCATTCATTTCTGTCTGAATGCAATAAATGCCGGTTTTGCTGTACCTTATTCGAGCAGCAGACCGTCCAGCCTCAAATCACGGGTTTTACTTGAGAGACTGCAAACATGCGCAGCAGTTCACCGGCAATATTCTAATACAATCAGCCCAAACCCGCGGCGAGTGATCTCGCGAGCGGTATTGACATGGACGAGATATGCCTTACGATCGACGGTGTTGAGGTGAGGGTCCCCAGTAGGACGACGATCCTGAATGCAGCACGAAAGGCCGGAATCTACATCCCGGCGCTCTGCGATCACCCGGATCTGAAGCCGATAGGCATCTGCAAGCTCTGCATAGTCGAGATCGCAGGCTGGGAGACGTATCCGACGGCCTGCACCACGTATGCGGAGAGCGGTATGGTCGTTCGCACCAGCACCCCTGAGATACAGGATATCCGGAGGAACACGCTGGAGCTCCTGCTTGCGATCACCAGCCACCCCGTGAGCTGCCTGATCTGCGAGCGCAAACGCGACTGCTCTGAGCTAAAGGAGTGCATGCGCAAGTTTCCCGCCACAGTGGGATGCAAGTACTGCCCGAAGGATGGGGAGTGCGAGATTCAGATGGCTGCAGATCACCTCGGACTTGAGAGGATCAGATATCCTGTCTCATACAAGGGAATGCCGGTGCTCAGGGAGCCGTTCTTCGACCGGGACTACAATCTCTGCATAATGTGCGGAAGATGCGCCAGGATATGCTCTGAGCTCAGGGGCGAGGGTGTTCTCCAGATGATCGCAGACTATCACAGAGGCAGCCGGATCGGACCAGAGTCGCTCATCGATAGCAACTGCAAGTTCTGCGGGGCATGCGTCGATGCCTGCCCGACTGGTGCTCTCTACGCGAGGATCGAGAAGTGGGAGCGGGCCGACAGGAGTGTGGTTACTACATGCCCGTTCTGCGGGGTCGGCTGCCAGATGGAGGTTGGCGCCAGGAACAACCACATCGTGAGGGTCAGAGGTCACAGGGACGGAGCAAATGAGGGGCAGCTCTGCGTGAAGGGCAGGTTCGGGCTGGAGTTCGCAGAGAGCCCTGATCGTCTCAGGACCCCGATGATAAGAAGAGAC
The sequence above is drawn from the Methanothrix sp. genome and encodes:
- the thsB gene encoding thermosome subunit beta, with amino-acid sequence MAALGGVPVIILKEGTQRESGREAIENNIMAARAVANAVKTTLGPKGMDKLLVDALGDVTITNDGVTILREMEVQHPAAKMVVEAAKTQDKEVGDGTTTVAILIGELLKHARELMEKGVHPTVIARGYALAAGKAVEFLNSIARDVSEKDRELLEKVAITAMTGKLAETPSHKVARYAVDLVLSTVDKFNGKTVVDLDNVMVEKRVGGGIEDSELVRGVIIDKERVHQNMPTRVENARIALLNVPIERRDTETKAEISITSGDQFQLFMDHEKEEIRKVVDKVIRSGANVVFCQKGIDDLAQHFLAKAGIMAYRRMRKSDLEKLSRATGGRLITNLDEMRPEDLGEAALVEERIVGAGPMTFVTGCRNPGYLSLILRGGTQQVVDSLERALDDALHAVATAIESGKLLAGGGAPETAVSIRLRQYAASLKGREQLAVEKFAEAMEVVPKTLAENAGFNPIDKMVALRSKHEKSGSTYGLNAYTGEIVDMWDIGVVEPLRVKVQAIYSATDAANLILRIDDVIAAKKKEEEEEREGQMQGGMPGMGGMAGMGGMGGMGGFPPGMM